Proteins encoded within one genomic window of Pseudorasbora parva isolate DD20220531a chromosome 3, ASM2467924v1, whole genome shotgun sequence:
- the fam78aa gene encoding protein FAM78A isoform X1 has protein sequence MGCVQSVKLKPSFHENITVLELQASIDPSPTVIDESSNVVLRYRTPYFRASAQVQVPPMLCKEIWTIGWIQACNQMDFFNIYGNEGVSSWEIPELRCGQIQAISDSDGVNYPWYGCTTEMYTIVGPTKKSTRLTVSMNDNFCPSVTWSVPVGTTSSPALLSSIQRDQRFTTWLVALNETTAEMVLLRTIRWRMQLCIKVDPKKPLGQRATVMEPLIQEQPQVLVRNEPIPINALLKPNANDAQVLMWRPRNREPIVVIPPKYHEGYFLPS, from the exons ATGGGATGTGTACAGAGTGTAAAACTCAAGCCAAGTTTTCATGAGAACATCACAGTCTTGGAACTGCAAGCCTCCATTGATCCTAGTCCAACTGTCATCGATGAATCCTCTAATGTGGTTTTACGTTACCGCACGCCTTACTTCAGGGCATCAGCTCAGGTGCAGGTGCCACCCATGCTCTGCAAAGAGATCTGGACTATTGGCTGGATCCAGGCTTGCAATCAAATGGATTTCTTCAATATATATGGAAATGAAGGCGT ATCCAGCTGGGAGATCCCAGAGCTGAGATGTGGGCAGATCCAGGCCATCAGTGATTCAGACGGTGTGAATTACCCCTGGTACGGCTGCACCACTGAGATGTACACAATAGTGGGCCCCACTAAGAAGAGCACCAGACTCACTGTCAGCATGAACGACAACTTCTGCCCAAGTGTGACGTGGAGTGTCCCAGTTGGCACCACTAGCAGTCCCGCTCTCCTGAGCTCCATCCAGAGGGACCAACGCTTCACCACCTGGCTGGTGGCCCTGAACGAAACCACAGCTGAAATGGTGCTACTCCGAACCATCCGCTGGAGGATGCAGCTCTGTATTAAAGTGGATCCAAAGAAGCCTCTGGGTCAAAGAGCCACAGTTATGGAGCCACTGATCCAGGAGCAGCCTCAAGTCCTAGTTAGGAATGAACCCATCCCGATAAACGCCTTGCTTAAGCCTAATGCCAATGATGCCCAGGTTCTAATGTGGCGGCCTAGAAACAGGGAGCCCATTGTGGTCATCCCCCCAAAATACCATGAAGGATATTTCCTTCCATCTTAA
- the fam78aa gene encoding protein FAM78A isoform X2, giving the protein MPHCWIVPNRSSWEIPELRCGQIQAISDSDGVNYPWYGCTTEMYTIVGPTKKSTRLTVSMNDNFCPSVTWSVPVGTTSSPALLSSIQRDQRFTTWLVALNETTAEMVLLRTIRWRMQLCIKVDPKKPLGQRATVMEPLIQEQPQVLVRNEPIPINALLKPNANDAQVLMWRPRNREPIVVIPPKYHEGYFLPS; this is encoded by the exons ATGCCGCACTGTTGGATTGTGCCTAACAG ATCCAGCTGGGAGATCCCAGAGCTGAGATGTGGGCAGATCCAGGCCATCAGTGATTCAGACGGTGTGAATTACCCCTGGTACGGCTGCACCACTGAGATGTACACAATAGTGGGCCCCACTAAGAAGAGCACCAGACTCACTGTCAGCATGAACGACAACTTCTGCCCAAGTGTGACGTGGAGTGTCCCAGTTGGCACCACTAGCAGTCCCGCTCTCCTGAGCTCCATCCAGAGGGACCAACGCTTCACCACCTGGCTGGTGGCCCTGAACGAAACCACAGCTGAAATGGTGCTACTCCGAACCATCCGCTGGAGGATGCAGCTCTGTATTAAAGTGGATCCAAAGAAGCCTCTGGGTCAAAGAGCCACAGTTATGGAGCCACTGATCCAGGAGCAGCCTCAAGTCCTAGTTAGGAATGAACCCATCCCGATAAACGCCTTGCTTAAGCCTAATGCCAATGATGCCCAGGTTCTAATGTGGCGGCCTAGAAACAGGGAGCCCATTGTGGTCATCCCCCCAAAATACCATGAAGGATATTTCCTTCCATCTTAA